In a genomic window of Halalkalicoccus sp. CG83:
- a CDS encoding cupin domain-containing protein: MSYEKVNYADVEPVSDAMHFLREPLRSRSVGVTIVRCDPGWRSREHDHAGDEHEEIYVLMRGEATVRVDGEDVEMESGDVLRITPESTRQIRNSDQESAFVLVSGPEFDDGSEEGSWSLSGFAG, from the coding sequence ATGTCCTACGAGAAGGTCAACTACGCCGACGTCGAGCCGGTCTCGGACGCGATGCACTTCCTTCGCGAGCCGCTGCGAAGCAGGAGCGTCGGCGTGACGATCGTCCGCTGCGATCCGGGCTGGCGGAGCCGAGAACACGACCACGCGGGCGACGAGCACGAGGAGATCTACGTGTTGATGCGGGGCGAGGCGACGGTCAGGGTCGACGGCGAGGACGTGGAGATGGAGAGCGGCGACGTCCTCCGGATCACGCCGGAGTCGACCCGTCAGATCCGCAACAGCGACCAGGAGAGCGCGTTCGTCCTGGTGAGTGGGCCCGAGTTCGACGACGGGAGCGAGGAGGGGTCGTGGTCGTTGAGCGGATTCGCGGGCTGA
- a CDS encoding DICT sensory domain-containing protein, with protein MSLSELIEGVEAAEKTLVVYNAEDAVEEIRERFADRNVAVESADAATRRERFLVLSHDGEFLDAIGVDALLEEPETERPGFGAEPYRPILSRLDETMFTSYDGRQMLAASREIEDRAWRIGRGELHAGFQRLSTLETQLEVYTRLGERETLTVHAYAVPDAPVPEQDAFFVHPERSEEIERSWFVAYDGAGLNENKCALLAEEREPNSFYGFWTYDPDTVDYVIDHLSSSYLQPDVSSADG; from the coding sequence ATGTCGCTCAGCGAGCTCATCGAGGGGGTAGAGGCGGCCGAGAAGACGCTGGTCGTCTACAACGCTGAGGACGCCGTCGAGGAGATCCGCGAACGGTTCGCCGATCGAAACGTCGCCGTCGAGTCCGCCGACGCGGCGACGAGGCGCGAACGGTTTCTCGTGTTGAGCCACGACGGGGAGTTCCTCGACGCGATCGGCGTCGACGCGCTCCTCGAGGAGCCGGAGACCGAACGGCCCGGCTTCGGGGCCGAGCCGTACCGGCCGATCCTGAGCCGCCTCGACGAGACGATGTTCACCTCCTACGACGGAAGACAGATGCTCGCGGCCTCCCGCGAGATCGAGGACCGTGCCTGGCGGATCGGACGCGGCGAGCTCCACGCGGGGTTCCAGCGACTCTCGACGCTCGAGACCCAGCTCGAGGTCTACACCAGACTCGGCGAGCGCGAGACGCTCACGGTTCACGCCTACGCCGTCCCCGACGCGCCCGTTCCGGAACAGGACGCGTTCTTCGTCCACCCCGAGCGAAGCGAGGAGATCGAACGGTCGTGGTTCGTCGCCTACGACGGTGCCGGACTCAACGAGAACAAATGTGCGCTGCTCGCCGAGGAGCGCGAACCGAACTCGTTCTACGGCTTCTGGACGTACGATCCCGACACCGTCGACTACGTCATCGATCACCTCTCCTCGTCGTACCTCCAGCCCGACGTCAGCTCCGCCGACGGGTGA
- the coxB gene encoding cytochrome c oxidase subunit II, with translation MVTTGRVLVQTPRVPGDEWGTRVQMFDEIFLVFLVLGTLVGVVVIAYTLYNAYKYRDRDEVEDEDRIDRPTLGELPTGAGGGRKLFVSFAISAIIVIALIVWTYGALLYVEAGPTEQGTDENLDVTVTGFQFGWEFEYPNGYTQNNELRVPADRVVTLTVTSDDVWHNFGIPDLRVKADAIPGQTTETWFVAEEPGTYEAWCFELCGIGHSDMAADVIVMEPAEFEQWYEDPEAYEQSEDNGEEANEEDGENDETAALEPRHG, from the coding sequence ATGGTTACGACCGGTCGGGTGCTCGTACAGACGCCGCGAGTCCCCGGTGATGAGTGGGGGACACGGGTACAGATGTTCGACGAGATCTTTCTGGTGTTTCTGGTTCTCGGGACGCTCGTCGGGGTCGTCGTAATCGCCTACACGCTCTACAACGCCTACAAATACAGGGACCGAGACGAAGTCGAGGACGAGGACCGAATCGACCGGCCCACGCTCGGCGAACTCCCCACCGGGGCGGGCGGCGGTCGAAAGCTCTTCGTCTCGTTCGCGATCAGCGCGATCATCGTGATCGCCCTCATCGTTTGGACGTACGGGGCGCTGCTCTACGTCGAGGCGGGACCCACGGAGCAGGGGACCGACGAGAACCTCGACGTGACCGTCACCGGCTTTCAGTTCGGCTGGGAGTTCGAGTATCCGAACGGCTACACCCAGAACAACGAGCTCCGGGTTCCGGCCGATCGGGTCGTGACGCTCACCGTCACCTCCGATGACGTCTGGCACAACTTCGGCATTCCCGATCTGCGGGTGAAAGCGGACGCGATCCCCGGCCAAACCACCGAGACGTGGTTCGTCGCCGAGGAACCCGGCACCTACGAGGCCTGGTGTTTCGAGCTCTGTGGGATCGGCCATTCCGACATGGCCGCGGACGTGATCGTGATGGAACCGGCGGAGTTCGAGCAGTGGTACGAGGATCCGGAGGCGTACGAGCAATCGGAGGACAACGGCGAGGAAGCGAACGAGGAGGACG
- a CDS encoding 2-oxoacid:acceptor oxidoreductase subunit alpha: MAENELIWRIAGGSGDGIDSTSQNFAKALMRSGLNVFTHRHYPSRIRGGHTYVEIRAKDESVNSRGDGYNFLLALGDSFARNPKEGAYYGDEEVKPLTENLDDLREGGIIVYDTGLIDPDDVPDLDERAEENNWHVFGIDLRSMAREHGREVMRNTAGIGVTAALLDMDLDEMENLMESAMPEKILEPNLTILHEAYEMMQEEYEFDHELRVPQGEHEEDQVLISGSNGVAYGALDEGCRFIAGYPMTPWTDVFTIMSQHLPEFGGISEQVEDEIAAAALALGASHAGVKAMSGSSGGGFALMSEPLGLAEMSETPIVLVEAMRAGPSTGLPTKPEQGDLEHVLYSSQGDSNRLVFAPSTPSEAYDQTRKAFELAYEYQMPAIVVIDQKLSGENENVPESFFDREPNPDLGSVLTEEELEDAPHDPSGGTFNRFSHDDPEDDGVRPRSLPGQKGGRFLVTGNEHNEAGHIEEDPDNRVIQMDLRMKKLESVRSELDSDPESSHQTYFGPDEADYGIVTWGSSQGAVEEAVDRLNDDGHSVKAVGVSDLMPYPEEEMTAFLESVDEALVVEMNATAQFRGLTQKELGQFGEKLTSLLKYDGNPFEPAEIVEGFELQINGGTDAPSANTRLEPAIGD; this comes from the coding sequence ATGGCTGAAAACGAACTCATCTGGCGAATCGCGGGCGGTTCCGGTGACGGGATCGACTCGACGAGCCAGAACTTCGCGAAGGCCCTGATGCGATCGGGGCTCAACGTATTCACGCATCGACACTATCCATCACGCATTCGAGGCGGCCACACCTACGTCGAGATCCGCGCGAAGGACGAATCCGTCAACTCGCGGGGAGACGGCTACAACTTCCTGCTCGCGCTCGGCGACAGCTTCGCGCGCAACCCCAAGGAGGGCGCCTACTACGGCGACGAGGAGGTCAAGCCGCTGACCGAGAACCTCGACGACCTGCGCGAGGGCGGCATCATCGTCTACGACACGGGGCTGATCGACCCCGACGACGTTCCGGACCTCGATGAGCGCGCCGAGGAGAACAACTGGCACGTCTTCGGCATCGACCTCCGGAGCATGGCCCGCGAACACGGTCGCGAGGTCATGCGGAACACCGCCGGTATCGGCGTGACGGCCGCGCTCCTCGACATGGATCTCGACGAGATGGAGAACCTCATGGAGAGCGCGATGCCCGAGAAGATCCTCGAGCCCAACCTCACCATCCTCCACGAGGCCTACGAGATGATGCAGGAGGAGTACGAGTTCGACCACGAGCTCCGTGTTCCCCAGGGCGAACACGAGGAGGACCAGGTGCTGATCTCCGGATCGAACGGCGTCGCCTACGGCGCGCTCGACGAGGGCTGTCGGTTCATCGCGGGCTACCCGATGACCCCCTGGACCGACGTGTTCACGATCATGTCCCAGCACCTGCCGGAGTTCGGCGGGATCTCCGAACAGGTCGAGGACGAGATCGCGGCCGCGGCCCTCGCGCTCGGTGCCTCCCACGCCGGCGTCAAGGCGATGAGCGGTTCTTCGGGAGGTGGCTTCGCGCTGATGAGCGAGCCCCTCGGCCTCGCCGAGATGTCGGAGACGCCGATCGTGCTCGTCGAGGCGATGCGCGCGGGCCCCTCGACGGGGCTACCCACCAAGCCAGAACAGGGCGACCTCGAGCACGTGCTCTACTCGAGTCAGGGCGACTCGAACCGACTCGTGTTCGCTCCGAGCACGCCCTCCGAGGCGTACGACCAGACCCGGAAGGCGTTCGAACTCGCCTACGAGTACCAGATGCCGGCGATCGTCGTGATCGACCAGAAGCTCTCGGGCGAGAACGAGAACGTCCCCGAGAGCTTCTTCGACCGCGAACCGAACCCGGACCTGGGAAGCGTCCTCACCGAGGAGGAGCTCGAGGACGCTCCCCACGACCCCTCGGGCGGAACGTTCAACCGATTCAGCCACGACGACCCCGAGGACGACGGCGTCCGGCCGCGCTCGCTGCCCGGCCAGAAGGGCGGGCGGTTCCTCGTGACCGGCAACGAGCACAACGAGGCCGGCCACATCGAGGAGGACCCCGACAACCGGGTCATCCAGATGGACCTGCGGATGAAGAAGCTCGAGTCGGTCCGCTCGGAGCTCGATAGCGACCCCGAGAGCTCACACCAGACCTACTTCGGCCCCGACGAGGCCGACTACGGCATCGTCACCTGGGGCTCCAGCCAGGGGGCGGTCGAGGAGGCCGTCGACCGGCTCAACGACGACGGCCACTCGGTGAAGGCGGTCGGCGTCAGCGACCTGATGCCGTACCCCGAAGAGGAGATGACGGCGTTCCTCGAGAGCGTCGACGAGGCGTTGGTCGTCGAGATGAACGCCACGGCCCAGTTCCGCGGGCTGACCCAGAAGGAGCTCGGCCAGTTCGGCGAGAAGCTGACCAGCCTGCTCAAGTACGACGGCAACCCGTTCGAACCCGCCGAGATCGTCGAGGGGTTCGAACTCCAGATCAACGGCGGCACGGACGCGCCGTCGGCGAACACGCGGCTCGAACCAGCCATCGGTGACTAA